The Pseudomonas benzenivorans region GTAATGGGTTGTCGACGTTGCGACGGCGACTGCGGACGGTCCCGCACTCCTGTGTCGGGCCGATGGCAGCAAGCAGTATAGTCCCCGTTGGCAGAGCCGAATGGCGCCGCCTGGCTGCCCCCCGAGATGCCGGCTGAAGCCCCGCAAGCCCGGTGCAGGCGACCTTGTCTTTCCTCGCGCCCGGCGCTCGGTTAAGGTGCCGGCGAGTTTCCCCATCCCTCGCAGATCAGGCCCCTCATGAGCACCTCTTCGAACAACCCGCTGCACGGCGTCACCCTGGAAGCCATGCTGACCGAGCTGGTCGCGCGGCTGGGCTGGGACGGCCTGGCCAAGCGCATCGATATTCGCTGTTTCAAGAGCGAGCCGAGCATCAAGTCGAGCCTGACCTTCCTGCGCAGAACCCCATGGGCGCGGCAGAAGGTCGAGGCGCTGTACCTGCAGTCGCGCAAGGGCTGATGCCCGGCAGGCCGGTCGCCGTCCGCCGGCCTACTTCCAGCTGGCCTGCAGCGGCGCCAGTGGAGTCTGGCATTGGGTGCTGGCACCCGGCTCCAGATAGGGCGCGAGAATCGGCGCCATGCCCTTGAGCACCTGCACCGGCAGCGCCGAGGTGAAGGTGAACTTCTCCGCGGCGCGGCCTGGCACGAAGGCGGTGAGGGTGCCGTAGTGACGCGGGCCGAGGTAGAAGACGAAGGTGGCGGTGCGGTTCATCGCCCGCGAACTGAGCACCTGGCCGCCGCGACTGACGGTCTCGACCCGGTTGTCGCCGGTGCCGGTCTTGCCGCCGAGGGTCAGCTGGCGCCCGTCGAGCAGGCTGAAGCTGCCTTGCAGACGCCGCGCGGTGCCGCCTTCGACCACCTCGGAGAGGGCATTGCGCAGGGCCGCGGCGACTTCCGAGGGCATCACCCTGACTCCATTGAGCACCCCGTGGCCGACCCGGGTCTCGTAGGGCGTGTCGGTGGCGAAGTTCAGGCTGTCGATGCGCAGGGTCGGCTGGCGGACGCCGTCGTTGAGGATGATGCCCATCAGTTCGGCCAGGGCCGCCGGGCGGTCGCCGGAGCTGCCGATGGCGGTGGCCAGGGAGGGCACCAGGTATTCGAAGGGGTAACCGTGCTTCTGCCAACGCCGGTGGATGTCGAGGAAGGCCTCGACCTCCAGCATGATGCGGATGCGGCTGTCGCGGGCGCTCTTGTGGCGGCTGCGGAACAGCCAGCCATAGACCTCCTGGCGCTGGTCGTGGCTGGCCAGCACGGCGTCGTTGAAGCTGGCCTGGGGCCGCTCCAACAGATAGCCGAGCAGCCACAGCTCCAGCGGGTGGACGCGGGCGATATAGCCCTGGTCGGGCAGGCTGTAGGCGCCCGGCCCGTAGTTCAGGTAGAGCTCGGTGATGCGCTTGTCGGTCAGCTTGTCGTCCGGCAGGTGGCTGCGCAGGAAGGCACCGAAGCTGTCCATGTCCGCCTCCGGCATCAGGTAGCGGTGCACCGCGGCGAGGCGTACGGGGGTGTGGCGCAGGCCGCTTAGGAAGGTTTCCAGGCGCTGCTGCGCCGGTTGATCCTGGTACTTGCGCCAGAAGCGCAGGAGGAAGGTCTTGCCTTCACGGTCGGCGAAGCGGCTGAGGTAGGTCTGGCGCCGCGGGTCCTTGTCGTCCTTGAGCAGCTCGGCGCTGTTGCCCGGCGCCTGGTAGGTGCTGTAACGCACCAGGTCGCGCATCAGGCGAATGAACGGCAGGTTGATCGACTCGCGCAACGCCTCGATCAGGGTCGGGATGCGGCCGTTGTCCTCTTTGCGGAAGTTGGCGAAGGTGTGCAGGCCGCCGCCGGTGAAGAAACGTTCATAGGGGCTGGCCGAGTATTTGCGTTGCAGCGCCGCGTCGAGCATGTCCGGCAGGCTGGCGTCCGGGGTGCGGATGAGGTGGTCGATGGCCCAGCGGGTCAGGTAGTCCTGGTCGGCGACCTCCACGGCGCGCAGGGCGCCGGCGTCCTGGCCGGCGTAGCGCCGGTGCAGTTCGGCGATGACTTCCAGGTAGGTGGCCAGCACCCGCAGTTTGGCGGTGGAGCCGAGTTCCAGCTTGCTGCCCTCGTTGATGTCGAAGGGTTGGTTGGTGCTGTCGGTCTGCACCCGCACCCGGCTGCCGTTGGGGGTGCGTTCGAACAGGGTGAAGCTGTAGCGCACCTCGGCGGTTTTCTCCGCCGACAGCAGGCGTTCGCCGAACAGGCCGATCTGCTCGGCGAACTCCGGCTCGGCGAGCCGCTGCAGGTAGGTGCTGGCGGCTTGCTGCAGATCACCGTGGAGGGTGGTGCTGGCGTGCAGGTCGAGGCGGTCGAGGTCGTACAGCGGCATGTTGAGCAGGCTGGACAGGCGCGAGCGGGCGACGCTGATGCCCTTGTTGCCATCCACCGTCTGCAGGTTCGGTTGCAGCTCCCAGTCGCGGTAGCGCAGCACCTGGGCCAGTGCCGCATCGCGCAGGGACCTGTCGATCAGGCCGCCAACCGCCAGCAGGCGAATATGACTGTCGATCAGCTCGTCGAGCCGGTGCCGGCCCTGGGCCAGGTAGTAGGAGGGGCGGCGCTGCGCGATCATCAGGGCCAGCACCTGGCGCAGGGCCATGCCCCGCTGGGCGTTGCTGGCCTCGGGGGAGCGTGCCGGATCGAGCAGGCGATTGATTTCGGCGAAGTCGGCGCCGTACCAGATGCGCAGGCCGTCGGCCAGGCCGTGGACCTCGCCATGGCCCGGGGCGGCCGACAGCGGTACGCTGTTGAGGTAGTCGCGCACGATGTTTTCCCGGGCCTCCCGGGTCTGGGGCCCACCCTGGTAGGCGCGCACGCTGGCGGAAACCATCTGCCGCAGTTTCTCCCCGGCCGAGTGGGTCAGGCCGTAGGGCGAATGGCGGTACTTCTCCAGCTGGGTGGCCAGGGTGCTGCCGCCGGCCGACTGGTCCTGCACGTCCAGCACCTTGCCGACCTGCGACAGCGCCGCCATGGCGAAGCGCGGCCAGTCCACCGCCGGATTGGCCAGCGGCTGCTCGCCGTCGAGCAGGTGGCGGTTCTCGATGAACAGCAGGCTGTTCACCACCAGGGGCGGTATGGCGGCGAAGGTTGGGTAGTGCTGCTGCGGGTAGCGGAACTGGTAGAAGGGCGTGCCGCGGCAGTCGCTGATGCTCAGACCGGCCTGGATCTTCTCCGGGTAGGGCGGGAAGAAGCCGCGCTGGCTGTAGTCCAGCAGCGTCGGGGAGAAGCGCGCCTGGGCGAGGATGGCGAAGTCGCGTTGCTCCAGGCGCTCGAGCATCAGGGGCAGGTAGGCGTATCCCAGACGTTTGTCGAAGGGACCGTCCTGAGGGTAGAGGATGGCCGGGCTCGGCCCCGGCTGCACGCTGTACTTCAGTTCGCTGGCGTAGTCGCTCAGGTAGCGGGCCTGGAAGTGCGCGGTGCGCAGCTCGAAGCGCGCCAGCAGGATGGCGCCGAGCAACAGCAGCCCCAGTAGCAGCCAGCAGGTCACCCGCACCAGGCGTCTAGGCCCGGATGGTTTGCGATTCATCCTCTGCGGGCCGCTCGATGGAAGGGCAGCCTGCTCTGTGCCGGATTGCCATAATGCACCCATAATTTGCTCGGCCCTGATCAATGCCCCCTAGGGTTTAGACAAGCTTAGTCGGTGGCTGCTGGGCAGAGGCCGGCGTGAGGGGCCCGGATGCGAAAAAAAACTTGGGCTACGGCCTGGATCTTCTCGATGAAACAGCGGCGGAGGCGGGGGATGCAGCACGATCACCGGGAACAGCTCGGCCTCAGCTGGCAGGCCAATGCCGATGCCTGGGCGGCGGCGGTGCGTGAGGGGCGCATCGAGAGCCGTCGCCTGGTCACCGACGCGGCGATCCTGCAGGCGATCCTGGC contains the following coding sequences:
- a CDS encoding VF530 family protein, with translation MSTSSNNPLHGVTLEAMLTELVARLGWDGLAKRIDIRCFKSEPSIKSSLTFLRRTPWARQKVEALYLQSRKG
- a CDS encoding transglycosylase domain-containing protein translates to MGALWQSGTEQAALPSSGPQRMNRKPSGPRRLVRVTCWLLLGLLLLGAILLARFELRTAHFQARYLSDYASELKYSVQPGPSPAILYPQDGPFDKRLGYAYLPLMLERLEQRDFAILAQARFSPTLLDYSQRGFFPPYPEKIQAGLSISDCRGTPFYQFRYPQQHYPTFAAIPPLVVNSLLFIENRHLLDGEQPLANPAVDWPRFAMAALSQVGKVLDVQDQSAGGSTLATQLEKYRHSPYGLTHSAGEKLRQMVSASVRAYQGGPQTREARENIVRDYLNSVPLSAAPGHGEVHGLADGLRIWYGADFAEINRLLDPARSPEASNAQRGMALRQVLALMIAQRRPSYYLAQGRHRLDELIDSHIRLLAVGGLIDRSLRDAALAQVLRYRDWELQPNLQTVDGNKGISVARSRLSSLLNMPLYDLDRLDLHASTTLHGDLQQAASTYLQRLAEPEFAEQIGLFGERLLSAEKTAEVRYSFTLFERTPNGSRVRVQTDSTNQPFDINEGSKLELGSTAKLRVLATYLEVIAELHRRYAGQDAGALRAVEVADQDYLTRWAIDHLIRTPDASLPDMLDAALQRKYSASPYERFFTGGGLHTFANFRKEDNGRIPTLIEALRESINLPFIRLMRDLVRYSTYQAPGNSAELLKDDKDPRRQTYLSRFADREGKTFLLRFWRKYQDQPAQQRLETFLSGLRHTPVRLAAVHRYLMPEADMDSFGAFLRSHLPDDKLTDKRITELYLNYGPGAYSLPDQGYIARVHPLELWLLGYLLERPQASFNDAVLASHDQRQEVYGWLFRSRHKSARDSRIRIMLEVEAFLDIHRRWQKHGYPFEYLVPSLATAIGSSGDRPAALAELMGIILNDGVRQPTLRIDSLNFATDTPYETRVGHGVLNGVRVMPSEVAAALRNALSEVVEGGTARRLQGSFSLLDGRQLTLGGKTGTGDNRVETVSRGGQVLSSRAMNRTATFVFYLGPRHYGTLTAFVPGRAAEKFTFTSALPVQVLKGMAPILAPYLEPGASTQCQTPLAPLQASWK